The following are from one region of the Serinus canaria isolate serCan28SL12 chromosome 8, serCan2020, whole genome shotgun sequence genome:
- the LOC103815060 gene encoding cytochrome P450 2J2 has translation MLHFLWDSISLQTFLIFLFIFLLIADYMKNRNPKNFPPTPFRLPFVGHIYLLDFKDPAVAVQRLIKRYGNIFSIQMGSMKFVIVSGMQLVKEVLVNQGDKFLDRPDVPIDEEIFSKIGLISSNGHLWKAQRRFTLTTLRNFGLGKRSLEERIQEECRNLVDVFRDEQGNPFNPQLKVTNAVANVICSLIFGNRFEYHDEDFQRLLKLMNEITVLHGAVTSQLYNNFPSIMKYLPGAHQTIFKYWKLLKKFMQEQINKHKEDWNPSESRDYIDSYLLEISKDHDSDTFQEEYLMACSLDLMFAGTETTSSTLRWALLFMATHPEIQAQVQAEIDAVIGQARPPALEDRNNLHYTNAVIHEVQRKGNVIPFNVPRMASEDTYVDGYYIPKGTIIMTNLTSLLFDKNEWKTPDTFNPEHFLKDGKFWKNEYFLPFSTGKRACLGELLARSELFLFFTSLLQKFTFQAPPGTTLSLQPMMGIAMAPQPYKICAVPR, from the exons ATGCTGCACTTCCTCTGGGACAGCATCTCCCTCCAGACATTCCTCATCTTTCTCTTCATCTTCCTGCTCATCGCAGACTACATGAAGAACAGAAATCCAAAGAATTTCCCTCCCACCCCGTTCCGCCTGCCCTTTGTGGGGCACATCTACCTCTTAGATTTCAAAGATCCTGCGGTTGCAGTGCAGAGG CTAATTAAAAGATATGGTAACATCTTCAGCATACAGATGGGCAGCATGAAGTTTGTGATAGTAAGTGGGATGCAGCTGGTGAAGGAAGTGCTTGTAAACCAAGGGGACAAGTTCCTGGACCGCCCTGATGTCCCCATCGACGAGGAGATCTTCAGCAAGATCG GACTGATCTCCTCCAACGGGCACCTGTGGAAGGCACAGCGGAGGTTCACCCTGACCACGCTCCGGAACTTCggcctggggaagaggagccTGGAGGAGCGCATCCAGGAGGAGTGCCGGAACCTCGTGGATGTGTTTAGGGATGAACAGG ggaaTCCTTTCAACCCTCAGCTGAAAGTCACTAATGCTGTTGCAAATGTCATCTGCTCCCTCATCTTTGGCAATCGGTTTGAATATCACGATGAGGATTTCCAAAGACTGCTGAAGCTGATGAATGAAATTACTGTCCTCCATGGAGCTGTCACAAGTCAG CTGTACAACAATTTCCCATCTATAATGAAGTACTTACCTGGAGCCCACCAAACcatttttaaatactggaaGTTATTGAAAAAATTTATGCAAGAGCAGATCAACAAACACAAGGAGGACTGGAACCCCTCAGAGAGCCGGGACTACATTGACAGCTACCTGCTGGAGATCTCCAAG GACCATGACAGTGACACCTTCCAGGAGGAATACCTCATGGCCTGTTCACTCGACCTGATGTTTGCTGGGACTGAGACCACGTCCTCAACCCTCCGTTGGGCTTTGCTCTTTATGGCCACACACCCAGAAATTCAAG cccaggtgcaAGCCGAGATCGATGCAGTCATTGGCCAGGCACggccaccagccctggaggacAGGAACAACCTGCACTACACTAATGCTGTCATCCACGAAGTGCAGAGGAAAGGCAACGTTATCCCTTTCAACGTGCCAAGAATGGCATCAGAAGACACCTATGTGGATGGCTACTACATCCCAAAG gGCACTATAATAATGACAAATTTAACCTCTCTGCTGTTTGACAAGAATGAATGGAAAACCCCTGATACTTTTAACCCCGAGCATTTTCTGAAGGATGGGAAGTTCTGGAAAAACGAGTATTTTCTACCATTTTCTACAG GGAAGCGTGCCTGCCTGGGTGAGCTGCTGGCCCGTTCCGagctcttcctcttcttcacctccctgctccagaaaTTCACCTTCCAGGCACCCCCTGGCACCACGCTCAGCCTCCAGCCCATGATGGGCATTGCAATGGCCCCACAGCCCTACAAGATCTGTGCTGTGCCTCGCTAG